The window CGGCGCGGTGCCGGAGGCGTTCAAGGGGATTATGGACGAAGCTACTTACGCCAAGTCGGTGCAATACACGCTGGCCAAGGGCCGGTTCGATCAAGTCGAGAGCACCTGGAGCACTGTGGTGCTGGTGGCCGTGCTGTACAGCGCGGTGCTGCCATGGGGCTTTGCGGCGTTTACGCAGTGGCTGGGCGGATCGGCGTGGGCGATGGCCGCATTTCTGCTGGTCACGGGCGTGGCGCTATCGCTGCCGGGGCTGCCGTTGGATTGGCATGACCAGTTTCGGTTGGAGGAGCGCTTCGGGTTCAACACGACCACGCCGAAGCTCTGGTGGCTGGACCGGCTCAAAGGGCTGCTGTTGGCGATCGTGCTGGGCTATCCCTTGCTGGTGCTGGTATTGAAGCTGGTGGAATGGACCGGGGCATTGTGGTGGTTGTGGGCATGGGGCGCGCTGCTGGGGTTTCAGTTGCTGCTGATGGTGCTGGCGCCGGTGCTGATCCTGCCGCTGTTCAACAAGTTCACTCCGCTGTCCGAAGGCAACTTGCGCGAGCGCCTGCTCAAACTGGCGGAGCGGACCCGCTTCCGCGCCCGCAGCATCCAGGTGATGGACGGCAGCAAACGTTCCCGCCATTCGAATGCCTTTTTCACGGGCTTCGGCGGGTTCCGGAAGATCGTATTGTTCGACACGCTGATTCAGCAACTGGCTGAGCCGGAACTGGAGGCCGTGCTGGCGCACGAGATCGGGCACTTCAAGAAGAAGC of the Candidatus Paceibacterota bacterium genome contains:
- a CDS encoding M48 family metallopeptidase gives rise to the protein MTSASVVASVALLLILARWAAQLWLGRLNRRHVLAHAGAVPEAFKGIMDEATYAKSVQYTLAKGRFDQVESTWSTVVLVAVLYSAVLPWGFAAFTQWLGGSAWAMAAFLLVTGVALSLPGLPLDWHDQFRLEERFGFNTTTPKLWWLDRLKGLLLAIVLGYPLLVLVLKLVEWTGALWWLWAWGALLGFQLLLMVLAPVLILPLFNKFTPLSEGNLRERLLKLAERTRFRARSIQVMDGSKRSRHSNAFFTGFGGFRKIVLFDTLIQQLAEPELEAVLAHEIGHFKKKHIPKMLLLSAAGSLAAFWFISLLARQDGFYRSFGFEPGSIVPALLLFGLLSGVVTFWVRPAGRTD